tcatttgggAAAATCAGAGTCGTGACCTTCGTTTGCGGATAGTCAAATCGAACGGAGAAGTGAATCGCGGCCCGGCGTCGGATCAGTTGGATGAaatgacgcaacaacaacagcaacagccgcAACTAATACagactcaacaacaacaggcgcCCCCTTCCCGTGTAGCCGCCGTGTCGCCAACTCGCAAGACACCGGCCGTCGTCCCTGGAACGGGCCGAGCCAGCAACGCCCTCATGACTGTCAGCACGAGGAAAATCGGCAAAAAACTGGATTTGGAGCTGACGAAAGGCCATGAAGGACTCGGCTTTAGTGTCACGACGCGTGACAATCCGGCTGGAGGGCTTTGCCCCATTTACATCAAGAATATCTTACCCAGAGGTTCGTTTTGTCGTTCGTTTTTCTTGACTTGGCTCAGAAATGTCAAATTCCGTTTTTTCCCAGGTTGTTTTCCaaccttcttttctttcctggaATCCTCcctgttgttcttttttggaaTGGCAATCAatttgacttttaaaaaaatgttgtaataTTTTGCAGGTGCCGCGATTGAGGATGGCCGACTGCGCTCCGGTGATCGACTTTTGGAGGTCAACGGCGTGGAAATGACGGGCAAGACTCAGAGCGAGGTGGTTAGCCTTTTGCGCAACATTCCCAGCGGTGGTGTCGCCCGTCTCCTAATTTCCCGACAggaaacggaagaagaaatccaacagTCGAACCAATtgcaaaatcaacaaattcaaTCGTCTCAGCTTCAATCGTCGACTCAAACTCAGCAGACGAGTCCCAAATTGCCCCGGCAGATGAAATCCATCAGCAGGGCCAGCGAAGAGAGTCTGCTGCTCCTGCCCTGGAAGCAGCGCGAGATCCTCACACTCGACATTCCCGTCCACGACACGGAAAAGGCCGGCCTCGGCATTTCAGTCAAAGGCAAGACGACGTCGTCATCGGGAAATGGCACCAGCGACCTGGGCATCTTCATCAAGTCGGTCCTGCACGGAGGAGCCGCTTCCAGGGACGGCCGGCTCTGCACCAACGACCAGCTCCTTCACGTCAACGGCGTCTCTCTGCAGGGGCGATCCAACACGGAAGCGATGGAAGGATTGAGGCGAGCCGTCCACCAGGAGGGTCCTAAGCCCGGGCACATCACCCTGACGGTTGCCCGCAAAATGCACGCGCTCAAGGATCGTGAAGTGACGCTGGAAGGGCAGTCGCAGGACGACACGGTGAACGGAACGGTTCGACTGGGCGGCAACGGGGGCGACAGCTCCGGCAGTTACGATCATTCCGGAGGCAGTAGCGACCAATCCGGTTCCACCGTCATTTTTGTCAGCGGAAGTGGATCAGACAGTCGTGAGAGAAATCTCATGAAAGACAATCGACTCTCCGGAATCTCCTCTGATCTCCGCAACGAGAGTTACTACCGGGTAAgtttcaacttttgatttttccccagttgaatttgaattgattgaattttgttttggttttatttttgaaggccACGCACGAAACGTGGAACACGACACAGTTGCAGGAAACTTTGATGAGTTCGTCGAAATCGAACGGTGGGCACCAGACGAGCGTAGTGCAGCAGGGTCCAGGGCGGAAGCAGCATTCGCAAAACAGCCCAACGGTCCATTTGACGCCGGGCGAGGTGGTTTCGATCGACGGTGATTACCTGCCGCAGTCGAGGCCACGCCCACCCtctatgatgatgatgtcgacGTCCAACGGTTCCTCAGTGGCCTCTACACCGGATACGACCATGAACTTGCcttggcagcagcaacaacaacattccaaTAATAACATTCGTGGTCCCGGTGGTCAACGCTCTGGACCAACGGATGGACGCGACCGACCGTGGCCCAATGCCGAGCAGCCACAACCGCCCCAGAGTCCCCTGTCGGAAACATCCATGCGATCCGATGGACGTCCCAGCGATTCGGAAGCGCCCACCTACACCAGCCAGTACgtcacgttttattttttgttttgattgttttgggaaattctttttatttgtcatttcattgttttgtttttttctttgttcttttttttctttttttgaaggaCTTCTTTGGACACGGACCCGAACGCTCCCGGCTTTTCTCGCGACCAGTTTGGTCGTCAGAGCATGTCGGAAAAACGGCACGCCTCGCTGGACGCCAAGAACACGGACACTTatcaaaggaataagaaacTCAGGTCGGTAGAAGAACCAACgcgattttattttcctcttttttcctattgtcACCAAGACGACCAAAACGATGATTATTACACAATTAGAAGCGTACGGGACTCGATACGGTTTTAACACgtcggaaatatttttattgaattctaCAGGGAGGAAAGAGAACGTCAGAAACAGACCCAGCCCGAAAgcgaacagcaacaacaacaacaacaaccgcaaaCATCCGCAGTGAAAGAGAACATGCCTCCatcaggtaaaataaaaatgacattaATTTCACAAATTCTCACCTGGACGCTCCGTGTATTTGGTGATAGGCtaaaagcttcttcttttgtcggcgtacttttttttatcgggAATAATATTAACTACTTTCGGCTTATTTAACTCtctcacctttttttctccttttgatgCTTTTCCACGTAAcgagaaataacaaaataacattCATTTAGACATTTAGATAATAATCTCATCCTAACCGTGAACCTtcgaattttgttcttttttctctctctcgtctaccCTCTCCTACCACAACCCTCAACTCCTCCGACTTGAAATGGAAACATTGCGTGTCCTCTGGCGTGTTGTTGTGTGGGTGACTCAGGTCGGGTGATCCGTCGCGCTGTCAAGCGTCGTCACGCCCATCCTTTGGTTTCGCGTCTGGAGAAGGATTACCTCAGCTCACCCACCTATCACCGATCCAGTCCCAATCTTTATCAACCCAACGATGTTGTTGGGGGTGTTGGTGGTGTGGCtacaggtgtgtgtgtgtgtctgtcatgttgttgctgttgttgctgctgtcccTTAACTTTCTTTTAATGGCCCCCCTTCTCGGTCTCCTTCTGTCATTGAACTTTCTTTTTACTGGTGacttatattttaaaaacattttttctgtaaaataaTGAACTTTTCGTGAAGGTCAAAGTCATTTGAAATTGCGGAATTACCCGGAGAAGTTCATTATTGCGGATTAATTGcgataaatctttttttttcactttctctctctctctctccttttctgcACACGCAAATTAACCAAGAGACTAACCTCgactgaaatttcttttttcccacccTCTGTTTGGCCTTATCTGGATTGGAATTGGATTTTGGTTAAAATAGCGAATCGCCGGGGGGTTGCGGGCACGGTTGATCGGGGTAGTCGCCTCTCTGTGGCCCCatccatgatgatgatgatgacggatcATTATCATCAGCATCAACGTTCTCGTGTCTCTTCGGTGGAATCCCTTCCCCTAATCGCTCCGTCACCTGTCCTATCCCTTCAACAAGGCCAAAGACGGCCGCCGCTGCTACCTCCATGTACGTAACGCAATTGCCGCttgctcgtgtgtgtgtgcacctctctttgttttattatgcttgctcggttttttatttttatttatcgcaTCGCGCTGGGTGTAACGCTTTttattccgtttcttttttggttgccGGTTTGAtccggtttttatttttattttattttttttcaattttgccatttttttaaatttaaataatgatAACCGttgtggattttttaaatgtgcgTGAATCAGACAAGTCGCAGGAGAATAGCCGGCCGCTTTTCGTCCGTCCGGTTGACCCGCCTTCAAGAAACTCTTCAAGGGACATCGGCCCGACTTTGGGGTTGAAGAAATCGTCGAGTTTGGAGTCGCTCCAGACGGTCGTCCAGGAGATCCAGATGCAGGAGGAGGAGCCTCAAATCGGTTGCTACGGCTATCACCGGCCGACGGCCATCCGGGTGGTTCGAGGACGCGGCTGCAATGAAAGTTTCCGAGCGGCTGTCGATCGCAGCTACGACGAGTCGGGCCAGCCAACTGACGGCACCAACAAAGAGCCCATGGAGACACGTAAGCAACCCGGAAGCGTTTTACCAGACTAATGTTTTAATGTCCATTGAAAATTTCGTGAAACTTTCGGGATTTATTCCGGACTAGTAGACTggaacattcttttttttttaatttctctatttattttctctttgcgATTTAGTGGACGAAGCGTTGGAAGTTGAGGTGAATGAAATGATGCCACCGCCACGCTCTCCATCGGACATCGGAATTCCCATGTTGAACAACAAGAACGAGACGCGCAAgagcaaaaagaagaacgcCAACGCGGCCGGACTCCTTTTGAAAGGCCTGGGCTCCATGTTCCGCTTCGGCAAGCACCGCAAATCCGCACCAGCCAGTCCAGAATCCGGTCATCAGTCATCCGGATCGGATCCGACAGTTTCGGGTCATCATTCCATGGCCGGCGGCCACATGATTATGCCTTCGTCCGGAAACCAAtctcaccatcaccaccagagCGAGCGGAGATCTTCTTCCGGTCATTCCGGAAGCATCGGCAGGTCGTCTGCCGTGAGCGAAGTGGACCGCCATCACGTCCTCAGACGAACTCTTCCGCCCGATGAACGTGACCGTGCAGAGCTCGGACGCCAAATGGCCATCGCCGTCGCTCGCCAGGTAAATTGCAAAAAACTCAAATTCGTGCGGATGATTGAGgacaaagaagaagtttgGGTTGACGTCATCTCGCCTTATGTGACGTCTAaaaggagaggggggaaaacaacaagTGATTCACCGGAAACATTTCACCGACGCTCGATTGTTTCGTCGAATAATGATGTTCGATTAAAAGCGAGTCTCGACTTTTTACGCATTTAATTCATGGGACTCCCACGCGTTCACAGGGAGCCAAAGTTCGTGTACACAGGATTTGcggctttttatttattttctatttttttctacgcGAGAGAGAGGAGGGTTGGAATAATTGAATGACGGGATATTGTGGTTTTTTCAAGTGCACACAAGCGACATTGTGAAAGACACACGATTTCACTTTGGGAaaatcagttttcttttttctagctATAGAGCATAGGCTTGTAATCGAAGAATTTTTGTGAGTTGTAAACCATTTCGATCGTAATGTTTATTTTCCCGTTGCGGAAGAAATTAGTGGCCCCGTTTCTAGTCCATTTGCTGTTGCCATCTAACGGTTGTTTGTTCTGGCTTTAGAATTTCtggtttttattcttttatttgattgttcgattcttttctcttattctttttacagGCCGCCCAAGATGAACAGAAGAGAATACAACATCATTATTTACGGTTGATGGATCAGCAACAACGCCAGGCCGCCGCCGCTCACGATCACCAGCagaagcaacaacagcagcagcaacaacagcaacaagggAATTCAGCAACAACTGGTGACCGCTCGCAGAGGCTGCATCAGCTGCGCGCCCAGCACCAAAAACGGCACGCCGAACAACAAAGACAGTCGACTCACACGCCGACGGAACAGTTCGAgtatgaaaaatattcaaattgcaGACGATGGAAATGACATTTtaacgttttttctttttctttttcccttgaCTTGTTTTGGTTAGGTCAAATAATAAGAATGTGCCGGAAATCATACACGGACGCTCGGCCAGTTACGACCCTTACAACGACGTGAGGAAACCCCGTAGCCGGGCAGCTGTCGGCGAACCCAATACTCTTATGCCCATTCCGGCCGTGCCTTCCTCCACGtccaactacaacaacaattaCGACGAATTTCAACTCAAGTAAAtatctttattttcaatttcacagAACTTCTTTGAATTTAAGATCGTTTGCAATGAACGTGTTATTGTTGTTCGTGTCTCCACTAATATTTAACTCGACCAACATGTAACTAACGGTTTTGTGATTTGATTGGGGGTTTTCTATTTTGGCTACGAAAAGAAATGGCAATTTGAACCCGGTTCAGATTCGTGAAATGCAGGAATTGGTCCGTCATCAAAGACTCAAAGTTGAACAGGGACAAGTCATGTAAGAAATCAACAACAtttccaaacaaacaaaagtagCGCGagttgattattttcttcGGTTGGTTTGAATTCGCCGCATCCGTCGcctgcatttttatttttcgtttatgATTTTGCATGGTCCCcagttttatttggttttattagtttttatttcggtagacattttgttttttaaattaaatgttgattGGAATTtgtattaattcattttcatttgtttgtttttgcagtCGGCGTCAGCAGCACTATCACTCGCAGCGATCGGCTCGCGAGACGCGGATGAGCCCACCGGGTGGAAATGGTTGGTCGGGTGCCGATCGGCCCGTCTCCAACTATTTCGAGTATGAAAGTCTTCACATTGCTGGTCACAAGGTCGCATTGAGCGGACCACCTTACAAGTAATATTGCACACACACGTTTCCGATTTTTCCCTTTGTGCAATAAACTAACGAAATGTCTGTGTTTTTTAATGACTTTCTCAGacctcagcaacaacaacaatcgggAAATCGTCGCCCACCCACCGTGCAGGGCGATGATACAACATTTTTCCGGCGCCCTGATAGAAACAGCACTGGTCATGGTACGTCTACTTCTGTTATTTCGgaatttcatcatcttctttgatACACTTGAATATGAATGGATTATTTTAACTTGCAGAATACGGAAGCAATCAAGGACGGGCATCTCAACGGGAATCGGTTTATGGTGCATCCACCTACGGAAGCGGCAGCCAAAATAACCCCAGCAGACCGGCTCCTTTGACAGGATCTAAAGTCTGAGCAGCAACGACGGCAGCAGTTAACATTCAGCTAATTATATAGGGACAATAGGTATCTGTGTTAATATCAAactcaaaaaaaaatgaaactatcAAGTACTTTGAAAACGAATGCATGTGCAGTCCATTGGtcagattttctttgaaatattttcaaaggaaaaaagtccattttcattttcatttttttgctcgatcaaaaaaactgttgaattGTAAATAACTTAAgaaactgtttattttttcaacacaAACCCAACGCGGAAATCTTCAAAGTCTGTCCCCATCAAccaatctatttttaaatattccaatCCCTCTTTTTACATattaaaacacaaattaagCTGAAAAGTAATTGAGCGAATCGTGTGTTGTACATATCGCGGAACCGTCcatgaaagaaagaagaaaagagtattattttctttttttaaaattataaatagtCCCAGTCGTCAATTGAATATTCTCgcactaaaaaacaaaattgaaaacttgACGACTTACGGgccaaatgtttgtttttgaatgaagAAGAGTTATAATTCACAATTTGACGCTAATATTTGCGCAGGTTGGCTCTTGAAAACTGTTTCAAATCGTGTGTCTTCATCTGTCactttctatttgtttttatacaTTCCCCCCCATTTGCCATATCAAATCAAGTGTCTATTATTCCTCCTCTCtcatttgtaataataatttcttttatatttcggTTTTTAACTATGCATCACAAAACACACTCCGATATAGTATAATAACTCTGCtactgtttaattttttttccggtcgaaagagaaaaagaaaagaaactagaaaaaaaattatcttttgaaTAAACGAATGACgtgattctattttttttcgccttgacaacaaaatatttagaCCGATTTAATTCATCAAGGACGTGAGGGACAGGAAAACGAGGGTCGGTGGTTTTGGAATCTTTTCCAAACGATTGCGTCTTATAACCTTCCAGGATATCCTGCAGACACCGTGTCGGATTTTCAGGGGTCTTTAGGCTACCGTTCCACATTGTGATTCACATTCATTCGCCGTAGATGGTTCACTTTATTTTCTGTaagaatttgtttaaaataatgactttgttttttattgtttggaCGTGTCTAACCGTTTCGGTTGCATTAGCGAATGTACGGAATGCCAACGGCCCAGGTtcgtgaattttattttattttgcaatttctattttcgtCAATTTAATCACCCTTTTATTTTAGGCTGCGTCTTTAATTTGGATAAAGAATCGCCCAAATATCCTCCGCATTTATTTGACGCTACCAAGAATGAAATTATTCAACCGGTTTTGGTGGCCAACAAAAGAGTTATCAGTTTACCAGTCGGCCAGCAAGTTATCGTCGCCTGTGTAGGATGGAACAACGTTTTAAATGCTGCCAATCTGTCAGTCAGTGCAGCCGAATGCGTTTCGCCATCATCTCAACTCCGTTTGGGCGCCCAGAGTCTTGGCTACAAATCGTTGGGTTGCAGAACTCAAGCGAAAGAAACTCTGAAGACACTGGGGAAATGTTTTACCGGAGGAACTTTGATTGAGATCGGATGGCAAATTGAATCTTCTTTCGTCAAACAGATAACCATCTGTCACCAGCAATCCACTGCCAACACCCTGTACTCTTCCAGCGTCATCCGGGGAGCTTCAATTCTGGCTGACGATGAATCCAACAATCGTCCGCCCTTCCGCCAAGGATCCTTCTTTGCCGGAATTAACGTTAATCGAGCTTACTTGCAAACCAGTCAAATGGCTACTTTTACAAGGATTCTTGGCTCGGCGGAGCTGGCTAGACGATACCTGGATCCTTCCAAGAGCTGGTACTTGTCTCGAGGTCATCTGGCACCAGATGGCGATTTTGTGGATGCCGCTAGTCAGGATATGACGTATTATTACATCAACTGCGCACCCCAATGGCAGTCGTTCAACAATGGAAACTGGAAAGCGCTCGAGACGGCCGTCAGGAATTTGGCTTCCGGGCGGATGGCCGATTTCACTATTTACACTGGCACGTTTGGAATTCTGACTCTCGCCGATGTCCATGGACAACAGAAACCAATCACACTGTCAGATGGGAAGATTCCTGTGCCCAAATATTACTGGAAAGTAATTCACGATCCAGCAAGTGGAAAAGCGACGGCAGTGGTTGGCATTAACAATCCCTATTTGACTGTCATTACCGGTGCTGACGTTTTCTGCCCCGATGTTTGCAATCAAGTGACGTGgatcaaatttgaaagaacTAGGTTGGCCAATGGTTACACCTTTTGCTGCACAGTGCAGTCTCTACGCAAAATCATATCGTATTCTCCAGACTTGGGCAATTTatctcttttgatttaatttgaagCATTTACAAGTTTATTGACAGAAGCAGACAGAAGGAGATtataataaattcaatgtcagcctttggttctttttcaaaaattttatgataatttttgaattttgattttattgtaaaaatcGGCAATGTTtttgtaaaatgtttttttaattataacaGTTTGGCAAACACGTACGAACTTCCGTTTCCCGCGCCTTCCTTATTAGACGCCATTGAATTTCTAGAAAACCTATCAGTTGGTTAGTAACCACCACCACAAGACAGACGTTCGGAGTTCAGACCTTCataaatgtttaattaatGTTCCGTGGGATGatacattttaatttcctGCTATTATCCATCGTATTTGGTAAACAACCTATTGATTAATTTGATTGAGCTTGAAAACAACTTAAAGATGGatgtatttatttacatttaacaGCTTAAGTGGAAACAAGGTTAGAGCTTGGCAGTTGGCAGCATCAGTAAAAATGATTCCAACTAATCGAATTCAGTCGCTAATTCACCCTTATTATCCATACCGTGACACATTTGCCGTTAATGTGCtagaaaattacaaatttactGAACTGGTTGGTAATGAGATCAAGGTATGCTAGATGGTGTTGAGAAGATAGACTTATATGTATTAATATATCGTAATTGTTATTTAGATTCTGTTTCTTGGATGTGTGGACCTAAGAAGCATTTTGAAGACAGTATCAGCAGGAAATGTAGAACACTTCCAATTTCATCTGAATTGTTCTTCCCCGTTGGTTTTGGCACGAAACATGTTGATACTCAAAATCATAACCTCCCAAGATTTTGATACCAAGAATGATGAAGATGTTGCTTTCCTATGGGATGTTTGGTATAATATGGATTGGCCAGAACAAACCCAACATCGATTTAAATTGGTATTGAGGGACCTATTGGACAATGATCTACCACTAAACATTACCATCACTAATAACAGTCAGTCCTTGGAAGATATAAGAACAGTGTGGTTATCATGGTGGTTATTTGTGGGTTTGTCTACTTTGGAATCCCATTCAGCAAGAAAATCGCTGCTGGAGAAAATCAATGAAGAAAGGTATTGAAACACGCAAACAAGtctgttttaaaaagtaaGCCAATGTTATATTactgacaattttttttatcgaactACAGGCTGAACTATATTGTGGAAGGCTGGCGACAACTCCACAGCAAAGATATAAATCCGCAGGGGATATACAGCAAATCATTGATTCCAGAAGCTGTAGATAACTTTGCGTTTCATCTAGATTCCAAGTTTAAACATCTGGGTGATGCAACAAGGAAGAAAGTTCACGAAGAAGCTATGCGATTTTTCTCAAAAGGAAGCTGTCGGCTGCGAAATGGAAATTCGAACGATGCTTTCGTCAACCCAACTATGATGCTAGATCCAACGACTCCCCATTGGAATGTTGCTCCGAAACTATCACCATTCGATAGTTTTCTGCCGTTAACTGAGGAAGAGCTTGATATGTCTGAAGGCGAAATTCTAATTCGTTCTTGTCAGAAAATACTCACGACCCAAATAGCCGGATATCGAAGTCGTCTAGAAACagtcaaaattgttttccacCTGGAAGATCCCATGAAGTTTTTCTATTCAGACACAACCAACCTAACCTTTGACGTCATTGATTGTTCAAGCTTATCGGACACCGTTGGATTACTTAATCTCATCGTGGGAAGTAGCAAGAAATTGGCCGATACTCCTGAAGCTATTTTCTTAACCGAGAGCACGAATTGGCAAAACTCAGCAATCTCTGCAGTGGAATACGTCGAAGAAGCTCTTTGTTCTCCTCTGAGCATGATT
This region of Daphnia pulex isolate KAP4 chromosome 9, ASM2113471v1 genomic DNA includes:
- the LOC124202974 gene encoding partitioning defective 3 homolog isoform X4 yields the protein MAYKSCNSRAVQLVHYFPCRLFSHRVQSYQLDSCDSLDIFDDATSGLSNGVYKHLSNDAAISVAALRSSDGAILDPDDRLADVVDDREQLAACLSNGGGGGGGSGSELDEPSLGVPLVLGPRIGLMNLRGDGTSASSNSGSPSPTDFGLHHHGYGVVGSSHPASRKDIEVTGQEAATGLMVDHLHLQVRRGSEPALNRISPDAPSTAPNTTGSSSSSASTGHHLHHHADMPPTTSNSRDYKRWSAAPIVDPTSDSDCEERDLEVVRRHPSGPRFARSGARVSMQIFGGGVGSAANGGSHNNAGYRWAEAADNALLSAATAPTGVATPTATTPPDYEETMHRRTRSLRREPVGATSESIPLSDGHHHLYQPHHLNNSSSNNNMQSQLATTQLVVLPNEGGQPLGIHVVPDYSPLGNELGLLVQGVEPGGRIYRDGRIAVHDRIVEINSHPLKDVPFHRAQELFRNALQSRDLRLRIVKSNGEVNRGPASDQLDEMTQQQQQQPQLIQTQQQQAPPSRVAAVSPTRKTPAVVPGTGRASNALMTVSTRKIGKKLDLELTKGHEGLGFSVTTRDNPAGGLCPIYIKNILPRGAAIEDGRLRSGDRLLEVNGVEMTGKTQSEVVSLLRNIPSGGVARLLISRQETEEEIQQSNQLQNQQIQSSQLQSSTQTQQTSPKLPRQMKSISRASEESLLLLPWKQREILTLDIPVHDTEKAGLGISVKGKTTSSSGNGTSDLGIFIKSVLHGGAASRDGRLCTNDQLLHVNGVSLQGRSNTEAMEGLRRAVHQEGPKPGHITLTVARKMHALKDREVTLEGQSQDDTVNGTVRLGGNGGDSSGSYDHSGGSSDQSGSTVIFVSGSGSDSRERNLMKDNRLSGISSDLRNESYYRATHETWNTTQLQETLMSSSKSNGGHQTSVVQQGPGRKQHSQNSPTVHLTPGEVVSIDGDYLPQSRPRPPSMMMMSTSNGSSVASTPDTTMNLPWQQQQQHSNNNIRGPGGQRSGPTDGRDRPWPNAEQPQPPQSPLSETSMRSDGRPSDSEAPTYTSQTSLDTDPNAPGFSRDQFGRQSMSEKRHASLDAKNTDTYQRNKKLREERERQKQTQPESEQQQQQQQPQTSAVKENMPPSANRRGVAGTVDRGSRLSVAPSMMMMMTDHYHQHQRSRVSSVESLPLIAPSPVLSLQQGQRRPPLLPPYKSQENSRPLFVRPVDPPSRNSSRDIGPTLGLKKSSSLESLQTVVQEIQMQEEEPQIGCYGYHRPTAIRVVRGRGCNESFRAAVDRSYDESGQPTDGTNKEPMETLDEALEVEVNEMMPPPRSPSDIGIPMLNNKNETRKSKKKNANAAGLLLKGLGSMFRFGKHRKSAPASPESGHQSSGSDPTVSGHHSMAGGHMIMPSSGNQSHHHHQSERRSSSGHSGSIGRSSAVSEVDRHHVLRRTLPPDERDRAELGRQMAIAVARQAAQDEQKRIQHHYLRLMDQQQRQAAAAHDHQQKQQQQQQQQQQGNSATTGDRSQRLHQLRAQHQKRHAEQQRQSTHTPTEQFESNNKNVPEIIHGRSASYDPYNDVRKPRSRAAVGEPNTLMPIPAVPSSTSNYNNNYDEFQLKNGNLNPVQIREMQELVRHQRLKVEQGQVIRRQQHYHSQRSARETRMSPPGGNGWSGADRPVSNYFEYESLHIAGHKVALSGPPYKPQQQQQSGNRRPPTVQGDDTTFFRRPDRNSTGHEYGSNQGRASQRESVYGASTYGSGSQNNPSRPAPLTGSKV
- the LOC124202974 gene encoding uncharacterized protein LOC124202974 isoform X3; the encoded protein is MAYKSCNSRAVQLVHYFPCRLFSHRVQSYQLDSCDSLDIFDDATSGLSNGVYKHLSNDAAISVAALRSSDGAILDPDDRLADVVDDREQLAACLSNGGGGGGGSGSELDEPSLGVPLVLGPRIGLMNLRGDGTSASSNSGSPSPTDFGLHHHGYGVVGSSHPASRKDIEVTGQEAATGLMVDHLHLQVRRGSEPALNRISPDAPSTAPNTTGSSSSSASTGHHLHHHADMPPTTSNSRDYKRWSAAPIVDPTSDSDCEERDLEVVRRHPSGPRFARSGARVSMQIFGGGVGSAANGGSHNNAGYRWAEAADNALLSAATAPTGVATPTATTPPDYEETMHRRTRSLRREPVGATSESIPLSDGHHHLYQPHHLNNSSSNNNMQSQLATTQLVVLPNEGGQPLGIHVVPDYSPLGNELGLLVQGVEPGGRIYRDGRIAVHDRIVEINSHPLKDVPFHRAQELFRNALQSRDLRLRIVKSNGEVNRGPASDQLDEMTQQQQQQPQLIQTQQQQAPPSRVAAVSPTRKTPAVVPGTGRASNALMTVSTRKIGKKLDLELTKGHEGLGFSVTTRDNPAGGLCPIYIKNILPRGAAIEDGRLRSGDRLLEVNGVEMTGKTQSEVVSLLRNIPSGGVARLLISRQETEEEIQQSNQLQNQQIQSSQLQSSTQTQQTSPKLPRQMKSISRASEESLLLLPWKQREILTLDIPVHDTEKAGLGISVKGKTTSSSGNGTSDLGIFIKSVLHGGAASRDGRLCTNDQLLHVNGVSLQGRSNTEAMEGLRRAVHQEGPKPGHITLTVARKMHALKDREVTLEGQSQDDTVNGTVRLGGNGGDSSGSYDHSGGSSDQSGSTVIFVSGSGSDSRERNLMKDNRLSGISSDLRNESYYRATHETWNTTQLQETLMSSSKSNGGHQTSVVQQGPGRKQHSQNSPTVHLTPGEVVSIDGDYLPQSRPRPPSMMMMSTSNGSSVASTPDTTMNLPWQQQQQHSNNNIRGPGGQRSGPTDGRDRPWPNAEQPQPPQSPLSETSMRSDGRPSDSEAPTYTSQTSLDTDPNAPGFSRDQFGRQSMSEKRHASLDAKNTDTYQRNKKLREERERQKQTQPESEQQQQQQQPQTSAVKENMPPSGRVIRRAVKRRHAHPLVSRLEKDYLSSPTYHRSSPNLYQPNDVVGGVGGVATANRRGVAGTVDRGSRLSVAPSMMMMMTDHYHQHQRSRVSSVESLPLIAPSPVLSLQQGQRRPPLLPPYKSQENSRPLFVRPVDPPSRNSSRDIGPTLGLKKSSSLESLQTVVQEIQMQEEEPQIGCYGYHRPTAIRVVRGRGCNESFRAAVDRSYDESGQPTDGTNKEPMETLDEALEVEVNEMMPPPRSPSDIGIPMLNNKNETRKSKKKNANAAGLLLKGLGSMFRFGKHRKSAPASPESGHQSSGSDPTVSGHHSMAGGHMIMPSSGNQSHHHHQSERRSSSGHSGSIGRSSAVSEVDRHHVLRRTLPPDERDRAELGRQMAIAVARQAAQDEQKRIQHHYLRLMDQQQRQAAAAHDHQQKQQQQQQQQQQGNSATTGDRSQRLHQLRAQHQKRHAEQQRQSTHTPTEQFESNNKNVPEIIHGRSASYDPYNDVRKPRSRAAVGEPNTLMPIPAVPSSTSNYNNNYDEFQLNRRQQHYHSQRSARETRMSPPGGNGWSGADRPVSNYFEYESLHIAGHKVALSGPPYKPQQQQQSGNRRPPTVQGDDTTFFRRPDRNSTGHEYGSNQGRASQRESVYGASTYGSGSQNNPSRPAPLTGSKV